CAAGACCGGCTACGAGATTTCCAGCATCGGCTTCGGTGCCTGGGCCATCGGCGGAACCTGGGGCGAGGTGGACGATACCCAGAGCCTGGCCGCGCTGCACCGGGCGCTGGATCTTGGCGTTAATTTCTTTGACACCGCAGACGTGTACGGCGACGGACACAGCGAGCGGCTGCTGCGACGGTTGCGCCGGGAACGATCCGAACCCTTCGTGATCGCCACCAAGGCCGGGCGACGCCTCGACCCCCACGTCGCGAGCGGGTACAACCGCGAGAACCTGCGCGCCTTCGTGGAGCGCAGCCTGCAAAACCTCGGGGTCGAGGCGCTGGACCTGCTGCAGCTGCACTGCCCGCCTTCCGTGGTGTATGGGCAGGACGAAATCTTTGAGATTCTCGACGACCTTGTGCGGGAGGGCTCGCTGCGCGCTTACGGAGTCAGCGTCGAGACGGTCGCCGAGGCCCTCACGGCCATCCGGCACCCGGGCGTCGCCACCGTGCAGATCATCTTCAACGCCTTTCGTCTCAAGCCCGCCGAGGAATTCTTCGCGGCCGCCCGCGAGGCGGACGTGGGGATCATCGCCCGCGTCCCCCTCGCCAGCGGCCTGCTGACCGGAAAGTTGCGCCGGGACACCCCGTTCGCGTCCGACGACCACCGGGCCTTCAACCGGCACGGTGAGGCCTTCGACCGGGGCGAGACGTTTTCGGGCGTCGATTACGAAGTGGGCCTCGAAGCCGCGCGTCAGTTGCAGGAGTTGGTGCCTCCCGGCACGACCCTGGCCCAGTTCGCACTGCGCTGGATTCTGATGTTCCCGGAAGTTAGCTGCGCGATCCCCGGGGCCCGCACCCCGGCCCAGGCCGAGAGCAACGCCACCGCCGCCGACCTGCCTCCCCT
The sequence above is a segment of the Deinococcus hopiensis KR-140 genome. Coding sequences within it:
- a CDS encoding aldo/keto reductase — protein: MEHRTLGKTGYEISSIGFGAWAIGGTWGEVDDTQSLAALHRALDLGVNFFDTADVYGDGHSERLLRRLRRERSEPFVIATKAGRRLDPHVASGYNRENLRAFVERSLQNLGVEALDLLQLHCPPSVVYGQDEIFEILDDLVREGSLRAYGVSVETVAEALTAIRHPGVATVQIIFNAFRLKPAEEFFAAAREADVGIIARVPLASGLLTGKLRRDTPFASDDHRAFNRHGEAFDRGETFSGVDYEVGLEAARQLQELVPPGTTLAQFALRWILMFPEVSCAIPGARTPAQAESNATAADLPPLTEAQMQAVRRVYDALLRAQVHPLW